The following DNA comes from Halalkaliarchaeum sp. AArc-CO.
CGACCACGACGTAGGTACTGACTCCTCCCGGAAGACCGACTGACGACGAAAAACACGCTGAAGGGGCCTATTCTCGAGGAAGGCGAGTTCGGACGATCACCCGCTCAGATAACTTTCTTTGACGCGGTCGCTTTCGAGCAGCTCCTTTCCGGTCCCTTCCGTCGCGATGCGACCGTTTTCCAAGAGATACGCCCGATTCGCTAGATCGAGCGCCTGATCGACGTGCTGTTCGACCAAGACGACAGTGACGTCGTCGCTGATCTCGTCGACCTTCTCGAACACCCGGTTCGTCAGCTGGGGAGCGAGCCCTCCCGACGGCTCGTCAAGTGCGAGCACTTTCGGTTTGGCCATCAATCCCCGGCCGATCGCGACCATCTGCTGCTGTCCGCCGCTGAGGGTTCCCGCCTTCTGGTCGTTGCGCTCTTCGAGTATCGGGAACATCTCGTACACTTCCTCGAGAGTCTCTTCGAAGGTTTCGCGTTCGGTGTAGGCACCCATTTTGAGGTTCTCGTACACGGAAAGGTCGCCGAATAGGTTCCGCTCCTCGGAGACGTGGACGAACCCGCGTTCGACGATCTCGCTGGGGGATAAGTTACGACTGTCGGTTCCGAAAATTTCTACCGTACCGTCGGTCGGCGTAATGAGGCCCGACATCGTCTTGAGAAGCGTCGACTTCCCGGTGCCGTTCGGACCGACAATCGCGACGACCGAGTCGTCTTCGCGGATCTCGAGTGAGACGTCCCACAGTACCTGGAGGTCACCGTAGTGAACGTCGAGTTCGTCGACGGTGATTCCCGTCATGCTTCCACCTCGGTACCGAGGTACGCCTCCACAACCTGCTGATTCTGCTGGATCTCGTCGGGAGTTCCCTCGGCAATTTTCTGCCCCTGATTCAGCACGACGATCCGATCTGTCGATCCCATGATCGCGTCCATAACGTGCTCGATCCAGAAAACAGAGATTCCGAGCTCGTCTCGAATGCGGACCAGCGAGTCGGCCATTTCGAAGAGTTCAGTCGGCGTCAGGCCGCTCCCGATCTCGTCGACGAGAATAAGCTTCGGGTCGGAGGCTAACCCTCTCGCCAGTTCGAGAAACTTTCGATCGGCGAGAGTAAGACTCCCGGCGTGTTCGTCCTCTGTGGCCTCGATGTCGACGAATTCCAGACACTCGCGTGCGATCTGCTCGGCCTCGCTTCGGGACAGCGATTCCTGTCGCCCAAAGATCGCTCCGGCTGTGACGTTGTCGAGGACGGACAACTCGTTGAACGTCTGGGGAGTCTGGAAGGTACGAGCGATACCGAGCTTGGCGATCTGGTTGGGTTTCTTGCCGACCAACTCCTCACCCTGAAACTGTATCGAGCCTGCATTAGGGAGATGAACTCCCGTCAAAGTGTGGAAGAGAGTGGTTTTCCCCGCACCGTTCGGACCGATCAGCCCAACGATCTCCCCCTCGTCGATCGCGAGATCGACGTTGTCGACGGCAGTCAAGCCGCCGAACTCTTTGGTAACACCTGTAGCAGTCAGCATGATCGCTCGTTTCGACTATCGATATATAAATTGTCGGGTAGATCTATAACTCGGCAAGAAGGTCGACCGGAACGGCGCGTTTTCTCCCCACCACAAGATCAACCAGCCGTCTACTGATTCGGCGTAACTCCCCGAAAATAAGTCAAATAACCAACGTGAGAGCCGAGCAGCGTTCCAAATCCTGGTCCCGTGCCTGTTCCATAGCCAAACATTTATAATAAATTGGTATAGTGGCCCATACATGGGGAGTAGTAGCTACTCACACAGCCGACGGGCATATATGAAAGCTATCGGTGGAGTTTCAGCGCTCGGCACGGCTTCCTTGGCAGGATGTGTGGGGGAAGATTCGGACGATGTATTGATTGGAAACACCGCAGCGTTGTCCGGACCGATGTCGTCGTACGGCCCCTACATCCGGGATGGACTCGAATACGCGGCCCAGCAAATCAACGACGACGGTGGAGTCCTCGGGCGAGATCTCCGGATAGCGACGGAGGACAACGAATCCGATCCCGAAACCGCCGCAACGACGGCACTCCGGCAAATGGACGAAGGGGCCGTGGCGGTAACTGGGCCCGTGTTGAGCGACGTCTCCATCCGGGTGAGACACGAAACGGAAGCACAGCAGGTTCCGTTCCTCCCGATCCAGGGGGCATCACCCCGTCTACTGGACAAGGAGACCCGGTACACGTTCCGAGTCGGGGCACTGCCGGCACCGTACTACGCGAGAGCTACCGGCGAATTCGTAGAACATATCGGCGCAGATAACTACGCCGCGATCGTGGCTGATTACTCCTACGGCCACTCGTATCAGGAAGGAATCGAAGAGTTCGTGAAGTCGATCGACGGGCTGAACACGCAAGTCGAACTGGCTCCGGCCGGCGCGGACGACTTTTCCAGCCAGCTCCGGGCATTGCCGGACGATATCGAGTACATGGACCTCGGCGGTCACCCAGTCGGCATCTTCACGATCATTCCCCAGATGTGGGAGGTCGGACTCGATCCGGACGCCACGTCGGGTCCCGGGGATCCGTTGCCGATCTTTTATGACGCCCTCGGAGACGACATCGACAGAGGAATCACCCAGATCCACATGGTCGATCCGACGACGGACGAGTATGTAGACGTGGCCCAGCAATACTTCGAAGAAACCGGCGAGTTCTTCGATCCGTTCACCACGTTCGGATACGTCACGGCTCAACTCGTCGCGGAGGCCATCGAAGACGCCGGTGAAGCGGATCCACAGGCAGTTCGCGACGCCATCAGCGATATCCGTTTCGATTCGCTGCTCGCGTATCCGCTCGAATACAACGAGTGGGGTGAGCTAACGGAGTCCAAACTTCAGGTGCTAGAGTTCAACCTCGACTCCCCACCGTACTATCCAGACGGCGACTTCTACGTGGAATCCCTCTTCGAGACGGACACATTCGAACCGCTGGATCCCGATGAGTGGGAGTAGGGCGGCCCCGTGGTCGAAACGACGTGAGGACGGCGGGAACACAATCGGTAGGACACGACTATGGAACTGCTCACGACGCTGATCGAGATAACGATCGATGGAATCGGGAGGGGGATGCTGTGGGCGCTCCTCGGCGCCGGGATCACACTGGTGTTCGGACTGGGGGAGGTACTAAATCTGTCTCAGGGCGTGTTAGCAGTGGTCGGCGCGGCGGTGGTGTTCGAGATGACCAATATCGGCGTCCACGTCGTCCCCGCGGTCGTGATCGGCATCGTCGCGCTTGCGGTGTTGAGTTACGCGATCGATCAGGTCATTTTGAGCAGCGTCTATCGATCGGAAGGGGAAGAGCGGATCATGGTGGCGATCTTCGTCACTGTCGGTATCCTTCTCGCGCTCGAAGGGTTGATGTTCCAACGGTATCCGGGCAGTTTCTCGCTTCCCGGGGGGATTTCGAGCATCGACGTCGGTAGTGTGACGATACTCGGCGCGAGCATCCTGAACATCGCCGTCGGTGTGATCGTTATCTCACTTCTATTCATCTATCTGAATTACACGTATTCGGGGAATGCAGCCCGAACGATCGCCTCCGACGAGACAGGAGCGTATCTGTGTGGCGTTGACGTGCGGAGAATGAGAACAGTTATTTTCATATTGAGCGGAATGTTGGCCGCAATAGCCGGGATCCTCTACGGAATCGGGACCGAGATCTCGGTCGCGGCGGCGTTCGAACTGACCGTGTTTGCGCTCCTTGTGTCAATCGTCGGCGGCGTACGAGACGTCCGAGGAACGATCATGTCCGGTATCGGCCTGGGAGTGGTGTTCACTTACGCGAACTATTTCATCGGTAGCTACGTTGCGATGATCGCCCTGTTCCTGGCAGTCATGTTGACGATCGCGATCAGAAAGGAGGACACACTATGAGTGTGATCGACTACGTACGGGAGTTCACGAACGATAGAGGGAACGGTCGGCTACCCGAAATAGGGATCATTCTCGCGTTCTTCGCCGTCTTACCGCTTTTCGCCGCCAGTGGATACCTCCTGCGAGTATTTACGATCATCGTCGTCTTCGCACTGTTTACCGTCGCGTTGAACATCGTTTTTGGCCATACCGATCAGCTGTTCCTCTTCGTCGGCGGGCTCGCAGGGATGGGTGCATACACAACCGTTATCGCAGCGAACTCCGTTGGAACGACGCCGTGGATAACGCTCCCGCTGGGGGTCGCAATCGCCGGGATGATCGGCGGGACGGTCAGCTACGTTGCCGCAAAGCGGAAGTTCACCGTCATCCTGATCGCGATATTTACTCTCGCTCTCCAATTGACCATCATGGAGCTTCTTACGGGCGCGAGAGGGGTGACCGGCGGTAGCGTCGGAATGCCCGTTCAGGGAGTCGGCATACAGAGTGATATACAGTTTTACTATCTGTTTGTCGCCGTTCTGATCGGATTCCTCGTCGTGTACGCACGGATGATCGACTCCCGATACGGACTTGCGTTCGAAACGATAAGACAAGAAGAGCTCGCCGCGGAGGCAACTGGCGTCGACGTTGTCAGGTACAAGGTCATCGCCGGAACTGTCGGATCTCTAATGATTGGATTCGCCGGCGCGGTTTACGCGTTTTGGGCCGGATACATCTCCCCCGGGACGTTCTCGTTTTTGAGTATTGACGTACTCGTGTTGATCATGTTGACTCTGGGCGGGATGCGAACGCTGTCCGGACCAGTCATCGGTGCGATAGCGGTGGTCAGCATAGAGGAAATACTCGCGTCGTATCCCCAGTGGAGGCTCGTCATCTTCGGAACACTACTGATCGTCCTGTATCTCAATTTCCGTCAGGGGATCGTTCCGAACGTCAAGAGCGCGTATCGCGAGCGGTTCGCTTCCGAGAGTGGTTGATACAGCAGGCGACGGAGGAACCGCCAAATCCATTCCCGCGCTCTTGGTCGGTCGATAGTTGTATAGGGGGAGCGGACCTGTAAGAACACATGGGACTGGTAATCGAGGAGGTGACGATCCTTCGGGAGGTGGGGATCGACTTTTCCCTCGAAGACATCCTGGCAACACCACCGCTTTCGAAGTGGCGGAAATCCCGGAACTCGAGAGACCAACTCGAAGCGGCGGTCGAACGGATCCGTCCGGAGGTCGAACGGGAACTGAACCCCCGGGCGATCTACAGAGGAGTGCCCACGGAGACCTCCGGAATTCACGCGTATTCGCCGCCGGCTCCGGTTACGAAAGCGGAATTCGTCGGCAACATCGTCGTGACTCCAGGGGAGCTAGAATACGGGAACGAGCACGCCGAAGGGATGTTCGACGACTTCGTGCGGGACGCGATCGAAAACGTTGCAGTTCAGCGGCTTTCTGCCGTCGTCGGGCAGCGGTTCAGGGACGAGGCGAACGAGCGGGGATACAACACGACCCGACTGTTCGCCCCGGGATCCGGCATTGAAAACTGGCCGTTGGAAAACCGCCGATACGTGTTCGACTCACTACCCTGTGAGGAGATCGGCGTGCGGTTGACCGACGCCGGACAGGTCGAACCGAACAAAACAGTGAGCTGTGTGATCGGGTTCGGTCCCGACATCGAACAGGCACCTGGGCTCGTCTCTTGTGAGGGTTGTTCGAAACTGCCCGACTGCCCGTACGCAGGGGCGAGGGACGCGATAGCCGCAAACACGTGAGCGAATGTACTCGCTGACTTCGACACCCGTATCGCATCACAATCGCTAAAGGCGACGAGGTCACACGTTCGGATAGCAGCTGGGAGCTGGCCTCGAACCACCATGCCCTGACGCGAGTGGGTTCCGTTGGCGTGTGTTTAGCTCCCGTCGTCGAAATCACAACCATGAACGATTCAGCGTATCCGACGAAACGATGGGCGATTCTCGGAATAGCCTGGGGAGGATTCTTCGCCGTGGCCATGGCGTGGTACGTAATGCCAACCTTGCAGCCGGACATCCTGGAACTGTACGGCGTTACGGCCGCACAGTTTCGAACCGCGTTGACGCTTCCCTTTCTCGTTGCAGGGATACTGGCGATCCCGGGCGGGATCATCGCCGACAGGATCGGACTCCGACGGGCTGCAACGCTCGGTCTCGGAATCGCGGGCGTCGGCTTCCTCCTTCGCTCACAGGTCGGCGGCTTCTGGAGCCTTCTGACTCCGATGTTGCTCGTCGGGGTGGGGATGGGACTGACGATGCCGAACCTCCCGAAACTGGTGAGCGTCTGGTTCCCGCCCGACGAAACCGGATTGGCGACGGGAATCTACAACACCGGCCTGATGGGCGGCCTCTCGACTGGACTGATCATCGCGCCGTTCCTTCCCGGCTGGTCGACCGGGAACCTCCTGCTGGGGGGTGTCGTTCTGGTGTTGGCCATCGCCTTCTTTGCGATCGTGCGCGATTCCCCACCCGGAGACGAGCTCCCGAAAACGCCCATGATCGAAGGGATACAACGGGCAGTGAAAAGCAGGAACACGTGGATCGCGTCGTTCGCGCTGTTTGCGGGACTCACAGGAATGGTGGCGATACAGGGGGAGCTTCCGGTTGGGCTTTTCGAGCTGTACGACATCCCGACTGCGACCGGCGGTCAGATCGCGTCGCTGATCACCTACGCGAGCGTCCTCGGGGCGTTGACGATCCCCGGGTTCGCCACCAGACGGGACCGTCGCAAGACGATGTTGGTCGTCGCCTCCGTCGGGTTCGGTGTCGTGATGTTCCCGGTCTGGCTCACGGGGAACGTGACTGTGCTGTTCGTCGGCACCGCGATCGCGGGCTATCTCGCTGGGGGTGCCCTCCCGATCATCATGGAGGTGCCGACCTGGCTCCCCCGACTGGAGTCCGATCCCGTCGAATCCCAGCACGTGGGTGCAGCCTCCGGCTTGATGACGAGTCTGATGAATGTGGGGGGCTTTGTCGGACTCCCGTTTATCATCGGTCCAATAATCGATCTACAGGGATACACCGTCGCCTTCGGCGTCGCGATGGTCATCTTCGCGTTCCAGGGAATTCTCGGCCTGCTGTTTACGTTCCCGGAGATCACGGAACCTGCCGGGAGTCAATAACAGGAATACACGGAGAGAAAATACCGAAATCATCGAGATCAGTTCATTACCGACATCAGTTCGCCATAATTATCTTATTTGAATAATAACATTGATATTGATATATTAGGGATTTCTGTCTACTGAGAGTACATCCACGATAGATAATCGTTGCCCACTCGGAAAGGTCGAGCAGTGTCCAGTTCGTCGATCGAGCCTTATCAGGTGATTCTATAGCGGTCTCGTCGCCGTTCTCTGCACAACAAAAGATACTAGATAAACTCGATGACCTCCAATAATTACAGAAATAACCCCAATATCGGGGATATATCCAATGTTATGAACTCCAGAACCGTATCGCCATCATCAAACGCTCGAGAGGGCTGTCGAGATCAGTTCGATGTAACTGTGGCGGCAGCTCCCCGTATGTTGAGGAAATCAAAACAGAGTTAGACTAAACGTGACCACCATTCGACAATTAAACAGACATGTAATACTATACATATCTAATACTATACTTTTGAGTAATAGTAAATATAATTACCTAGTATTCGGCCATCGATCGCTGCCCGTCGATCCACTATCGACGTCGCGGATGCTCGACGACGAGTTCGCGACACGTCTCGGGCGAGTCGACCGTCGTCTCGTATCCGCCGGGCCACCACACACGCAGTCGTCGGGGGGTCTCCCCGCCCAGTCCGAAATGTGCGACTGGTTCCGACTGACAGAGATAGCTGGAGCCTGCGTCGACGAGACGTCGTTTCCGGGTTTCGTCCGTTTCGAGTTCGACGACGGCACCGCGTGCGGGCGCTCCGTGAGCCGTCGTGGGTGCCACCCGGAGCCAGTCGTTGTCGTTTTCCACCGCATAGAGGCTGGGTGGCTGGGCGGCGACTTCGCCGTGGACGATGAGCAACTCCAGTGTGCCGTCGTCGTCGAAATCGGCGACGACCGCCCCAGTCCCGAACCCCGTCGGCTCGAGCGCGTCCCCCGGATCGAGTTCCGTCCAGCCGTCGAGTCGCCGACGGAACAGCGCGTTCGCTTCGCCCAGACAGTTCTGAAACAGTTCCACGTGTCCGTCGTTGTCGAAGTCGGCCGCGATCAGCGTCCGCGTGGAGGCTGGACGGGCAAACTCCGACGGGGCCACGTCTTCGAACCCCGATTTCCCCGGCCGAAAGATCCGGCCGGGGCCCTCCCAGTTGCCGACCGCGAGTTCGAACGCCCCCGCGGCCGCAGGCATAGACGACCGAGTGGGCTCTTCGCCGTCGGGAAGATCCGTGGCCCCGACGAGTGCGAGCCCCCGCGTGTTCCCGTCCGGATCCGCGAGTTCGGCGGCGGAGTCGACCTCCGAGAAGTTCCCGCCACCGTTTTCGAACAGGCGGTTCGGACCCCCATCGACCCCGAGATACAGGTCCATTCCGTCGGAGACGAGCGGCCCGGCACACACCGACCGCCCCCCACAGGTGACGTCGACGCCGAGCGCGGGTGCCATGTCGGTGAGCTCCCCGTCCTCGCCGAGTTCGTAGTACCTGAGTTCGCTTCCGTAGCAGGCGATCGCCACGCCGTACTGTCCGGTTCCGAACCGGTCGATCGCGGCGACCGACCGACCCGAGCGGAAGTTCTCCCGGCCCTCGTTCACCTCGAGGGCGAACACGTCCCGCCAGACGTCGCGGTCGGCAGCCGCCCGATCCAGAAGCAGGTCCCCGTCGGCGGTCACCCCTCCGAACGTGTCGGTGTTGTGAACGTACAGCTCCTCACAGCCGTCGGCGTCGAGATCGGCCGCCGCGACGCCAATGGCGTGACGCCCCGAATCGGCGACGATCCCACACGCGACGTCGACCAGATCGTCTCCGCCGTCGGAACCGGCCGCCGGCTGATACAGCCGATTGTTACCGTCGTACCCACAGACGAACGCGATCGGTCCCCGACGCCCCGGGGTCACCGCGGCCCCGTAGCCGCGCATCGCCCCGTCGTCCACCAGGCGGTCGGAGACGTCCCCGAACATACCCCGCCCTCACAGGTCACCGAATAAGAGGATAGGGGTTCGAATCAGGCCAACAGTTCCCGGATGGAACCGGTCTCCCGGATGGAACCGGTCTCCCGGACCGAACCGTGTCACTCCGATACGACCGCTGCCTCGAGCACCTGCAGAGGATGTTTGATCTCGTAGCCGGTCCCGTGTTCCATCTGCATCGCGCAGGTCGGACACTCGGTCATCCCGACCTCGCCGTCGGACTGCTCCATGTGGTGGAACATCTCCTCGCCCATCGCCATCGACGCCTCGTACTTCTCGGCTTTCCAGCCGTACGTACCCGAGATCCCCGAACAGGAGTCGCCGACGTCCTCGATCGCGACGCCGTCGACCTCGCGGAACAGTTCGACCGCCTGTCGGTCGAGCCCCTGGTTTCGGGCGTGACAGGGCGCGTGATACGCCAGCGCGGGATGGTCGACCTCGGCGTCGGTTACTGCCGACTCCAGATCCTCGTGGATCCGGAGATACTCGAGCGCCTCGTAGGTGTGCTCGGAGACGTCGTCGATTCGATCGATGTCGAACAGTTCGGGATACTCCTTGCGCAACGAGAGCGAACACGAGGTACACGAAGC
Coding sequences within:
- a CDS encoding ABC transporter ATP-binding protein — its product is MTGITVDELDVHYGDLQVLWDVSLEIREDDSVVAIVGPNGTGKSTLLKTMSGLITPTDGTVEIFGTDSRNLSPSEIVERGFVHVSEERNLFGDLSVYENLKMGAYTERETFEETLEEVYEMFPILEERNDQKAGTLSGGQQQMVAIGRGLMAKPKVLALDEPSGGLAPQLTNRVFEKVDEISDDVTVVLVEQHVDQALDLANRAYLLENGRIATEGTGKELLESDRVKESYLSG
- a CDS encoding ABC transporter ATP-binding protein, which translates into the protein MLTATGVTKEFGGLTAVDNVDLAIDEGEIVGLIGPNGAGKTTLFHTLTGVHLPNAGSIQFQGEELVGKKPNQIAKLGIARTFQTPQTFNELSVLDNVTAGAIFGRQESLSRSEAEQIARECLEFVDIEATEDEHAGSLTLADRKFLELARGLASDPKLILVDEIGSGLTPTELFEMADSLVRIRDELGISVFWIEHVMDAIMGSTDRIVVLNQGQKIAEGTPDEIQQNQQVVEAYLGTEVEA
- a CDS encoding ABC transporter substrate-binding protein, coding for MGEDSDDVLIGNTAALSGPMSSYGPYIRDGLEYAAQQINDDGGVLGRDLRIATEDNESDPETAATTALRQMDEGAVAVTGPVLSDVSIRVRHETEAQQVPFLPIQGASPRLLDKETRYTFRVGALPAPYYARATGEFVEHIGADNYAAIVADYSYGHSYQEGIEEFVKSIDGLNTQVELAPAGADDFSSQLRALPDDIEYMDLGGHPVGIFTIIPQMWEVGLDPDATSGPGDPLPIFYDALGDDIDRGITQIHMVDPTTDEYVDVAQQYFEETGEFFDPFTTFGYVTAQLVAEAIEDAGEADPQAVRDAISDIRFDSLLAYPLEYNEWGELTESKLQVLEFNLDSPPYYPDGDFYVESLFETDTFEPLDPDEWE
- a CDS encoding branched-chain amino acid ABC transporter permease; translation: MELLTTLIEITIDGIGRGMLWALLGAGITLVFGLGEVLNLSQGVLAVVGAAVVFEMTNIGVHVVPAVVIGIVALAVLSYAIDQVILSSVYRSEGEERIMVAIFVTVGILLALEGLMFQRYPGSFSLPGGISSIDVGSVTILGASILNIAVGVIVISLLFIYLNYTYSGNAARTIASDETGAYLCGVDVRRMRTVIFILSGMLAAIAGILYGIGTEISVAAAFELTVFALLVSIVGGVRDVRGTIMSGIGLGVVFTYANYFIGSYVAMIALFLAVMLTIAIRKEDTL
- a CDS encoding branched-chain amino acid ABC transporter permease, whose product is MSVIDYVREFTNDRGNGRLPEIGIILAFFAVLPLFAASGYLLRVFTIIVVFALFTVALNIVFGHTDQLFLFVGGLAGMGAYTTVIAANSVGTTPWITLPLGVAIAGMIGGTVSYVAAKRKFTVILIAIFTLALQLTIMELLTGARGVTGGSVGMPVQGVGIQSDIQFYYLFVAVLIGFLVVYARMIDSRYGLAFETIRQEELAAEATGVDVVRYKVIAGTVGSLMIGFAGAVYAFWAGYISPGTFSFLSIDVLVLIMLTLGGMRTLSGPVIGAIAVVSIEEILASYPQWRLVIFGTLLIVLYLNFRQGIVPNVKSAYRERFASESG
- a CDS encoding MFS transporter is translated as MNDSAYPTKRWAILGIAWGGFFAVAMAWYVMPTLQPDILELYGVTAAQFRTALTLPFLVAGILAIPGGIIADRIGLRRAATLGLGIAGVGFLLRSQVGGFWSLLTPMLLVGVGMGLTMPNLPKLVSVWFPPDETGLATGIYNTGLMGGLSTGLIIAPFLPGWSTGNLLLGGVVLVLAIAFFAIVRDSPPGDELPKTPMIEGIQRAVKSRNTWIASFALFAGLTGMVAIQGELPVGLFELYDIPTATGGQIASLITYASVLGALTIPGFATRRDRRKTMLVVASVGFGVVMFPVWLTGNVTVLFVGTAIAGYLAGGALPIIMEVPTWLPRLESDPVESQHVGAASGLMTSLMNVGGFVGLPFIIGPIIDLQGYTVAFGVAMVIFAFQGILGLLFTFPEITEPAGSQ
- a CDS encoding CRTAC1 family protein; this encodes MFGDVSDRLVDDGAMRGYGAAVTPGRRGPIAFVCGYDGNNRLYQPAAGSDGGDDLVDVACGIVADSGRHAIGVAAADLDADGCEELYVHNTDTFGGVTADGDLLLDRAAADRDVWRDVFALEVNEGRENFRSGRSVAAIDRFGTGQYGVAIACYGSELRYYELGEDGELTDMAPALGVDVTCGGRSVCAGPLVSDGMDLYLGVDGGPNRLFENGGGNFSEVDSAAELADPDGNTRGLALVGATDLPDGEEPTRSSMPAAAGAFELAVGNWEGPGRIFRPGKSGFEDVAPSEFARPASTRTLIAADFDNDGHVELFQNCLGEANALFRRRLDGWTELDPGDALEPTGFGTGAVVADFDDDGTLELLIVHGEVAAQPPSLYAVENDNDWLRVAPTTAHGAPARGAVVELETDETRKRRLVDAGSSYLCQSEPVAHFGLGGETPRRLRVWWPGGYETTVDSPETCRELVVEHPRRR